The Streptomyces sp. A2-16 sequence CGGACGGCCGGCACCGCCGTGTCACCGAGGGGTCCGAGCTCTACTGGGGCCTCCTCGGCGGCGGACACCGCCTCGGGGTCGTCACCGAGCTGGAGATCGGACTTGTCCCCGTGCGGACGCTGTACGGCGGATCGCTGGCCTTCGACGGCCGCGAGGTCGATCCCACGGCCGTGCTGCGCGCCTACAAGGAGTGGACCCGGACCGTGCCGTCCGCACTGACCTCGTCCTTCGCGGCCGTACCGTATCCGGACGCCCCGGCGCTGCCGCCGCACCTGCGCGGGCGGTACGTCGTCTCCGTACGGGTCGCGTACACCGGCGCCGACGGTGAGCGGCTCGTCGCGCCTCTGCGGGAGACGGGCCCGGTGCTCGCGGACTCGCTGCGCGTGATGCCGTACGCCGAGAGCCGCACCATCCACAGCGATCCCGACTTCCCGCACAGCTACTACGGGGACAGCGCGGTGCTCGGTGAACTGGACGTGGAGCGGGTCGGTGAGCTGCTCGCGCGGACCGGGCCCGCCACCGGTGCCATGGTCGTCGTACAGATCAATCAGCTGGGCGGGGCGCTGGCGCGGCCCGCGCCGAACTCGGTGCCGTACCGCGAAGGGCGTTTCCTGGTACGGCTGTTGACCGGCGGCGGGCGGGACCGGGCGCGTGCGCTGCTGGACCCGGCCTTCCGGCTGCTCGCGCCGGCCGCTCTCGGCCGTGCCGTCAACTTCGCCTTCGGGGCCGGGGACCGGACCGAAGGCCTGTACGACGCCGAAACGCGCGAGAGGCTCGCCGGGTTGGAGTCGCGGTACGACCCGGCGAGCCTCCTGCGCGGGAGGGGTTAGCGCTTGACGAGCTTCCAGGCGGTGGGCAGGACACCCATCGCCAGGGCGGCCTTGAGGGCGTCGCCGAGGAGGAACGGGGTGAGGCCGGCCGCGATCGCGGCGGACAGCGACATGTCGGCCGCGTAGGCGAGGTACGGCACACCGATCGCGTAGATGATCGCCTCGCCGACCAGCATGGTGCCGGCCATGCGCAGCACGGAGCGGTCGGCGCCGCGGCGGGCCAGGGCGCCGACGGCGGCGGAGGCCAGGATCATGCCGAGGATGTAGCCGAAGGAGACGGAGAACCCGGAGGTGCCCTGGGCGAACCACGGGAGTCCGGCGAGGCCGGCCAGCGCGTACAGGGCGAGGGAGGCGACACCGCGGCGGGCGCCGAGGGTCGTGCCGACGAGGAGGGCGGCGAAGGTCTGGCCGGTCACCGGCACCGGGGAGCCTGGCACCGGCACGGCGATCTGCGCCGCGAGACCGGTGAGCGCGGCGCCGCCCACCACGAGCGCGACGTCCCGGACGCGGGAGGCGGGGATCAGGTCGGCGAGGACCTGGCCGGTGCGAAGGGGGGCGACGGCGGTGCTCATGGGGACTCCGCGAGGGTGTGAACGGCGAGGGACATCGTGACGCTATCCCAGCGCGCTCCGGCCGATCACCGTCAGCGCCCGACAAAGGGGGGAGCGGCGGCTTGGTCGGCTCCCGACAAAGGATGCCGGTTACACCTGGTACGGCGTGACGCCGGTCACTGAGGTGAGGTGGCCGTGGCTACAGGGGCACGGAGCCGCACCACTGTGGGGAATCACCAAATGAATCCTAGTGGTCTGGTCGGATTCACCCTTCCTGACCTACTCTTCGGACATGGTCGCCCAGTCCCGGAACTT is a genomic window containing:
- a CDS encoding biotin transporter BioY, translated to MSTAVAPLRTGQVLADLIPASRVRDVALVVGGAALTGLAAQIAVPVPGSPVPVTGQTFAALLVGTTLGARRGVASLALYALAGLAGLPWFAQGTSGFSVSFGYILGMILASAAVGALARRGADRSVLRMAGTMLVGEAIIYAIGVPYLAYAADMSLSAAIAAGLTPFLLGDALKAALAMGVLPTAWKLVKR
- a CDS encoding FAD-dependent oxidoreductase; amino-acid sequence: MNTTTDDEVTSFQTGFALRPDLVFPVRSTEDVVTAVRHAAEAGLPVSVLATGHGLPGAVEGGALISTRRMDRVSIDPGARTARIQAGVRWGQVVAAAEPYGLAPLNGSAPGVGAVSYTLGGGLGILAREFGYAADHVRSLDVVTADGRHRRVTEGSELYWGLLGGGHRLGVVTELEIGLVPVRTLYGGSLAFDGREVDPTAVLRAYKEWTRTVPSALTSSFAAVPYPDAPALPPHLRGRYVVSVRVAYTGADGERLVAPLRETGPVLADSLRVMPYAESRTIHSDPDFPHSYYGDSAVLGELDVERVGELLARTGPATGAMVVVQINQLGGALARPAPNSVPYREGRFLVRLLTGGGRDRARALLDPAFRLLAPAALGRAVNFAFGAGDRTEGLYDAETRERLAGLESRYDPASLLRGRG